ATACGTCAAAGAACTTTATCCTAAAAAATTTCAATTAAAACTATAAATCGGGCGATATGTACATAGCCCTGAACCCGGCGGGTGTAGTTCAACACCGACTCATCGCTGGGTCGTACCGACCACTCAGAGTCCTATTTATTATGCACTGGCGGTTCTTGTCTGTCCGTGTGTCAGTGTCAATTTGCACTTTCATATTAAACTTGTCATTCGTTTCATTTTCTTTTCTATCTGGGTCGCCTGTGTGTTGGCGTGTTTTAATTCTTTCTTTAGGAGTGGGAGGAAAATTTTGAAATTCTCTCTGTGTTGGGGCAGACACACTCTTTGGCAAGCTTTGGTTAGAGCTTGGGCTTGTGGGGCTTGACAATGTGTGTGGCTGCTGCGATGGCTCATACTAATCTTATTAATTCCTTTTTTGTTGTTTTTAATAGTGTTTCCAGGTTCCCTCCTTCGCTTGCATATCCGACTGTAATGTTGTCTGCAAGTTCAATCATCATTTTGTTTCTTATTTCGGCTGTTTGTTCGGTTACTCGTTTTACTGTCTTGTCAAAAGGGCTGATGATTAAAATTCTTCCTTCTTCTACTGGTTCAATAAGTTCCGGTTCAATCTTTTCTTTTAATCCTCTGGCTAATGCAATAATGATTGGTTGTTTGCCTTTCAGCAAATAATGAAATACATCTTTTTCAAGTTGGCTATGAAAACCGCTGATGATACAATTTCCGGCTTCTCTTTGCTCAATTGCCCAATCATAGCATTTCAATACAACGGATGCAGGAATAGACCGGCTGCATAAAAAAGCTGTTTTCTTTAGCTCTAACAATGTCTCATTTCCTATTAGTTGTTCTATCTTCATTTTCGATTACATCTTTAACTTGGACACCATGTCCAAGTTTATGTCCAACTACATTAATAACTTCCCACTTTTTTTAATTAAGCTCCCCACTTTTAATTATACTATTTCTTCTAACACAATCATTATCAGCAATTATATTAGGAACTACTCCCTACTTTTTATTACTATTTCCATCGCTACCAACATAGACAGCATGTCCATGTCTATGTTTAGCATTATTACCATCTTTATTACCCCTAACATAGACAGCATGACTATCTTCTTGTCTATGTTGCACTATAATCTCATTTGTTTCTTTCATCAGTTCTTTCTTTACTAAAATGGCTTACTTGGACACTATGTCCAACTTCTTGTCCAAGCTTATCTTAATTAGTAGCTTTTTTACCACATACTTGGACACTATGTCCAGCTTCTTGTCCAAGTACTTTATCTTATTCATTAACAACATATTTATAATTAGGCGAATTAGCATCTTCTCCATTATCACGTATTAAACCAAGTTCTTTCATTGCAGCAAGATGTCGTTGAGCAGTTTTATAGCCAATATCAAAATGAGATGAATATTCCCTTGTACTGGCCTCGCTAACAGTTTTCAGCCACTCATATCCTTTTAATTGAGCATCATTAAGTTTAGCAACATTAGGGTGTTGACTAACTTTTTTAATTGCTTCCAAAGTTTTAGGAAATATCAAAGTTAGTAATGGTTCCTCATAAGTATATTCAGGTAAAGGCAAACTATACTTTTCATTTAAAGACTTTAATGCAGCCATTCCCAAACCAGTTTCTTCAACATAACCCATTTTGTTGAATACCAATGAGATTACTGGATTTCGGCTGTAAGAAGGAGCTTTGAATGTGTTCAATTGCTCCAATGTAATGGTTGAGGGAGGAGCACCGGGACTTTTAACAATTATTGCATCATCAGTTATGTTGATCATATTCTTAGCTCCTCCAATAGAATAATCTCGGTGAACGATTGCATTAATAAAAGCCTCACGAAGAACCTCAAGTGGGAAACTCTCTTTTTCTCCTCTTTTAAATGATGACGTGTCCTTTTCCTGAGCTAACACCTTTCTTAGCCATTCTTGAACCAAATCAGGAACTAGAACCAATGCCTGATCGAAACTCTCGGGTTTAAATTCATAGTTGCCAAGTTTTGCTGTACATTTCAAAGCAGCCCCCTTAAATGTATTGCGTGGGTCATTGCCAAAAAGCAATATGCCATATCCATTGGGTTTAAAGGTATTGTCAGATTTATCAAGACTCAATACTCCCATATCAATCAAATAATCTTTAAATTCAGGCTGGTCAATCTTATATTGTAACTTAGCTTGATTGATAAATTTTTGAAGTGCTTCAACAGAAAGTTTATCGAATGTTGAATTGGAAATTGGTTGTTCAATTGGTTTAGAAAAATCCTCTTCTGCAGCTTTTCTCTTCCTTTCCCAAGCCTGTTTTAGAAACTCCTTATTCTCACTTTCAATCTGCTTTTGTAGATCACGGTCA
The genomic region above belongs to Bacillota bacterium and contains:
- a CDS encoding DNA-binding protein, encoding MKIEQLIGNETLLELKKTAFLCSRSIPASVVLKCYDWAIEQREAGNCIISGFHSQLEKDVFHYLLKGKQPIIIALARGLKEKIEPELIEPVEEGRILIISPFDKTVKRVTEQTAEIRNKMMIELADNITVGYASEGGNLETLLKTTKKELIRLV